DNA from Asticcacaulis sp. ZE23SCel15:
AATCCTTGCGACGGACTAAAGCGGAACTGATCGCGGTTATAACTATAAAGCTCCGCCGGTCGTCCGCCGGTGTCGTCCTTATAGACCCCCAGCGGCGTGACAAAGCCGGTCCGATCCAGCGCACGACGGAAGTTTTGCTTATGCAGGTTCAGGCCGGTTATGGCCTCAAGTGCGCGTTGCAACTCCAGCAGGGTAAACCGCTCCGGCATCAGTTCGAAAATCACCGGGCGATATTTGATCTTGCCGCGCAGCCGTGACAGTCCGGTCGCAATGATGCGGCGATGATCCGACATCATTTCATGGCCGCCAGTGCGCGGATCAGGCGCCTTGCCCTGATGGCGGTGGGCTTCGGGGATAAGGCCCGCGTCGTACAGCAATTCATAGCGATCAAGGACACGCTCTTCGTTCCAGTGATCGAAATCTTCGGGAAACAGGGTCTGGACGCGCATCTGACGCACTGCCTGTTCCGGGCCTGCGACCGTATTCGCCCACTGATCCAGCACAGGCTTAAGCTGTTTAAGGCAGACGGGTTGGCCCTCACGCCAGTCTTCCCACGGAAAGAGTTCGCTAAACGCCACCCACTCGGTTTTGAGCCTAGTGTGAAAGGCCTTATCCGGCGTCAGGGCCAGATAGCCGAGCGATATAATCCGCTCGGCTTGCTGATCAGAAACGGCGTGACCTTCGGTGATGACGGGGGCGTAGCGGCCATCATCGCCAAAGGTATAAAGTTGCTCGACATAGCCGATGGTAAAGCCGGTCTGTTCCGTCACAAAGGCGCGCAGGGCCAGATCAAAGGTGCGATGGTTGTGGGGCAGGAACGGCCCTGACGGTAGGGCCAGTTGCGGTCCATCCTGACGCAGGCCATTATAGGGCAGACACAGGACAAACGCCTGATGATCCCGGATGGTGACGACAACGGCGGACAGTTCGATGACGAGGGACACGCAAACCTCCGACTAGGTTTAGACCATAGCACTAAGCTGGTTGAACCTGTCAATGAAACGGGTCTTTGCGGTCAGGCTATCCCAAGCCGATAATGTCAGGTCATAGCCTTCCGGCGGATGACCGAAAAAGGTCCGCGCCTCATCGGGGGAGAATCCGACCAGTTGGGTGGCCTCATAGTAGGCGCAGGCGTGATCGGCCTGTTTGATCAGAACCTTGACCTCTTTGGGCATCAGCGCGGGCAGTCCAAAGCGGATATGGATGGCCTGTTCTAGATGGTCTTCAAACCGGCGGTAATCAAAGCCAAGGGCCGCTTTGAACGGCGAAATCATATCGCCGATCACATATTCCGGCGCATCATGCAAAAGCGCCATCAGCCGCCATTTGGCCTCAAGATCCGGCACGATATGGGCGCAGATATCTTCGACGATCAGACTATGCTGAGCTACGCTGAAGCCATGATCTCCCAGGGTCTGGCCGTTCCAGCGGGCCACCCGCGCAAGGCCGAGAGCGATATCTTCGATTTCTATATCGATCGCCGCCGGATCGAGCAGATCGAGCCTGCGGCCGGACAACATGCGCTGCCAGGCCCGCGGGGGCAGTTTGGAAAGGGTCTTGCGGGCTTTGGTCATTGTAAACGGATCATGAGGTGAAACTGTCGCATCGCCTTTTTAGGGCTAAAGGTTTATAATCGGAGCATAAAGTTGAAACTGTGCACATAAAAGGAGTTTGCTATGACAAATGCCAACACAGGTCACTCAGGCTGGGCCCGCATCAGTGTATTATTGTCGGGGGCTGAGGCGGAGCGTGTGCCTCTGGAGGTGGGGCTTGAGATCGCGAAATCCTTTGGTGCGCAGCTAAATGCCCTGTTTGCGCCGCCCGATCCGGCGGAACTGGCGCCGTGGCTGGGCGAAGGGTTCATGGGTACGGTGCAGGTGTCGGCTATGGAAAGCCTGAAATCGATCGCCGAAGACTCAGAGGCTGTGGCGCGGGCGCAATTTTCCGCTCTCGACTATGTCGCTAAGTCGTTTTATGCCCTGAAATCACCGGTGTGGCAGGATTTGGCCTGCGAGACGCGCCTGTCCGACCTGATGCTATTCGGGGCCGACAGCGCCAAAGGGCAGGGCCTGCTGGCCGAAGCCTTTACGCAGGTGCTGATGGAAGAACGCACCGGGGTGTTCATCGCCCGTCAGGCGCTGGATCTTAAAGGGACGGCTATCGTCGCCTGGGACGGCAAGGAGCCGTCATCGCGAGCCGCCCGCCGGGCGGTGCCACTGCTGAAACAGGCCGCAAAGGTCGTGGTAATCGGCGCGCCGATTGGTGACCGTCCGGTCGATCTGAACCGTCTGGTCAATTACTACGGTGCGCACGGCATTACGGCTGAGGTTGAGCTTTTGCCCAAGGGCGGGGATATTGTGGGTGCTCTGGTGGATGCCAATGTCCGCCATAACGCGGCGTTTATGGTCGCGGGCGCGTTCGGTCATTCACGCTTACGCGAATTTGCCTTTGGCGGCACGACCCGCGCGCTGTTGCAGAATACGACGCTTAATCTCTATATGGCGCATTAGATTTAGTCCCTCAAGATCTTAGTTTCTCTTGGGCGGTGGCTCCGCCACCTTGGCCGCGCCGCTGGTGGCGGCTTGAGTTAATCAAAGCCGTAAGGGCCTGATCGACGCGGGCCATGACCTCATCCCATGAGGTCAGGTCGCGCGGCATAAAGGCTGTGGCCGCCGGATACCACGGATGGTGGACTTGCCCCATCTGAACCCAGTTGTTCGGTGAGGTTATGATCCATGTCCGTGCCCCCGCCGCCGCCGCGATATTGGTTGTGGCGTTGGCCGGCCCCAGCGTCAGGTCAAGCGCACATGTCAGCGCACACAAATCATCCAGATCGTCCTTAAGGTCAATGTCGGGTGGCGTGATGATCGGGAGCCCGCGTGCGGCGGCCGCGTCGAGTTCCGCGCGGGCATCGCCATATTGCAGGGAAATGACGGTAATATCGTCACGCTTAAGTAGGATTTCCCAGTCATCGAACGGCGAGTAATAGCGCTCACGGATGATATCGGTTTTTAAGCTTTTCCACAAAATGCCGACCTTGGGGCGGTTATCCAGACTGTTCAGCCATGCCTGCCAGTGTTCTATGCGTGCCGGATCGGGCTTGAGATAGGCATTGTGCGCCGGGAAATCGGCAGGCGTTGGCCGGTAGGTGGCGCAAAAATCGGCCATCAAGGCCCACTGATCGATAGGCGTTTGCGCTTCATCGAAGCCGTCAAAATGGCGGCTGATGCGGCCATCCTCGCGCCGGGTACGGTGGGCATAGACTTTGGCGGACGGAAAGGAACGCTGAAAAAGACTTACCAGACGCGGTTCAACCCCAAGGTTCAGCAGACTTTCATCACCCAGATCGCGAATGACATCGGGCAAAAGCGTGCCGAACAGGATTTCATCGCCCAGTCCCTGTTCCGCCGATACAAACAGACGCTTGCCCGCTAAGGATTTGCCGGGTTGCCAGCGCGGGGCCGTGAACGGGTAGTGGACTTCCATCGCCGTGCCGGTTTTGTGACGGGCTTCATACAGCGGCCAGGCGATGTCGGTTTTTCCGGCGCACAGGGCAATCTGCGCGGTCGTTAAGCGCACGCTGGCGATATTGGACGGGTCAGAAAAGCCGTCGATACAGGCAAACAAATCGCTCAGGCTGCTGTCAAAATCGCCAAGTTCGGCATGGGCAATGCCGCGATGGAAGCGGGCCTGATGATTGTCCGGATCAAGCCGCAGCGCCTCATCGAAAAAGGTCAGGGCGGTGTACGGGTCATTCTGAGCATTCACGACCGTACCCAGCACATTCCATAGTTCGCTGTCTTCGGGATGGGTGGCGAGGGCGGCTTTCAGTCCGTCTATGGCGGCATCATATTTCATCTGCTGGCGCTGGCTGGCGGCCAGACCGGCGATCGCGGCGACATTATCGGGTTCGGCCTGCACCACAAAGCGGTACAGCTTTTCAGCCATGTCCATCTGATCCAGCCGGAAGGCCAGCCTCGCCAGATCATGCACAATATCAGACGGCGGTGGTGACGACAGGCGTGCCAGCAAATCTTGATAGGTATCAAAGGCTTCGGGCAGGCGGTTCTGTCGCTCCAGTGCCAGCGCCAGATAGCGTCTGACCTCCATATCGTCGGGCTTTAGCGACAGATGCGCCCGCGCCAGAGCCTCGGCCCTGGCCCAATCTCCGGCGGCGATGCTGTCGGTCAACGGATCGGGTTTCATAAGGCTTTTGTGGGGGCCTGAGCGCGCGTCTTGGCCGGGATCAGATCGTCGATCAAGGCCTGTTTCATCTGACCCAGCGCATCCCCCCAGTCATTAAGCACTGCGGGGGCAAACACACGGGCGGTCGGGTAGAACGGGTAATGGTCGGTGCCCAGACACAGCCAGGCGCTGCGGAACGGTATCGACATCCAGATCGTCGCACCCGCTCCGGCGGCGATATTGCTGGTGGCGTTGGAGGGACCCATGACGGTATCAAGTGCGCAACACAGGGCACATAGGTCGTCAAGATCAGCTTTCAGGTCAATGCCTGGCGGGTTCCAGATGCGTAAACCCGACGCTTCGGCTTCGGCCAGTTCGGCGGTGACATCGCCGTATTGAAGGTTGACGAACGTAACACCCTCAGTGGCGATAACCTCTTTCCAAGTCTCAAACGGCGAATAATAACGATCGCGGCGGGAGTGTTTAATCAATGATTTCCATAGAATGCCCGCCTTGGGCTCAGGCCCCAGCTTATCCAGTTCGGCGCGCCAGTAGGCGACCCGATCCGGGTCTGGCGTCAGGAAAACATTGGCTGCCGGGAAATCATCCAGTGACCGGCGGTAGCGTTTCAGCAAATCGCCCATCATCGCCCAGCAATCGATGCTGCCCGCGTCGATCAGGTCGGGGAACAGGCGCACCACCCGGCCTTTGTGCTTGGTGGTGTGATGTTTAATAACGGTAGCATTTGGGAATGAGCGCGCAAACAGGCTTACCAGACGCGGCTCAACGGCAATGGTAAGCTTCCCGTCCGGGCCGATATCGCGGATCAGATCGGGCAGGAGCGAGGCAAACAGCACCTCATCCCCAAGCCCCTGTTCGGCGGACACAAGGACATGCTTACCCGCCACATCAGTATCAGGCGTCCATTTGGGCCGGTCGATCAGGAAAAGGATCTTCTCAGGCGTGCCTTCCTTGATGCGACCGTCATAATAGTCCCAGGCCACATCGAAATTATTGAGCACAGCATTAATAAACGTGATCGACAGGCGGCAGGTGTATATATTCAGCGGATCATCAAACAGCGGCAGGGCCCGCATCAGATGCTCCAACGCCTGCTCATAATGCCCCAAAAGCCCCAGTGCATTGCCCAGATTATAGAGCGCATGGACATGTTTGGGATTGAATTTCAGGGCTTCCTGATAAAAGATGATCGAGGTATCGACGTCGCCCTGAGTGTTCACGACGGTGCCCAGCGCATTCCACAGTTGCGGGTCCTGCGGGTTCAGGCCTATAGCGGTGCGTAAGACCTCAATAGCGTCCTCATAACGGCTGGCTTCGCGCAGGGCGGTCGCCAGATTGTTGGCCGCTTCGGTATTGTCGGGCTCGATCCGAAGCACGAAAGTGAAGAATTTTTCGGCAATATCCGGATATTCCATCCGCACCGCCAGCCGCCCCAGATCATTGGTCACCGGAACATTGTTGGGCATGAGCTTGAGCGCGGCTTCGTAACAGGCAAACGCCCCCGCCAGATCGCCTGATTTTTCGCGCGATATGGCTAAGATATGCCAGGCTTCGCCGCTTTTTTCATCAACCTCCAGCGCCTGAATGGCCAGTTGCGCGCCGGCTTGCCATTCGCTTTTTTTCAGGGAGGTCAAAGCGGCCTTAAGCAACGTCAGGGTTTGTTTCAGGCGGGCATGGTCGGCGGCGACATCAAGCCGTGCCAGGGCTGCGCGGGAACTGGCATCGCCCAGAAGCGACGATGAGGGACGCATATCAAACGCCGGAACAAACTCAGGCGCGTCATCAGTTATACCACTTGCCGCCAGTGGATTTGGCTGTGGTGGCGGGTTTTGCTCAAAGCTACGCTTAACCATGACTAGCTCCGCGGGGTTTGTCATGGCAGTGTGGATACAGGGATTTGCCTTAAGCCCGTCTTTAAATTACGATTTTGGGACAGCGTGAACCTGATATTAACCCGGTCGGGGGTAGAACCTGAAAAGATTCGCACCGGCTTCAAGTGTAAGGAAAGCCTTTCATGCCTTTGAAACTGTCTCTGAAGCCCGGAGAGAAGTTCGTTTTAAATGGCGCCGTTGTGCAAAACGGGGATCGCCGCTGTTCGCTGATCCTGCAAAATAAAGCCTCGGTCTTACGTGAAAAAGACATCATGCAGGAGCATGAGGCTACGTCTCCGGCCCGCCATATCTATTTCCCCGTCATGATGATGTATCTCGATGAAGCGGGGGCTGACCGTTATTATGATGAATTTCTGCGCCGCATGACCGAGTTCATGGGGGTCGTGTCTCAGGCGGCCGTTCTGGCGGAATGTGTGACGGTTTCCAAAAGCATTATGGCGCGTGAGTATTACAAGGCCCTGATGGGCTGCCGTAAGCTGGTCGACTTTGAGGATGCACTTTTAGGGGCTAAAGAGTAAATAGATGTCACTTCAGGCGTATCAGAGAACGGCCGCACGCGCGGAAGATCCTCGTCAAACCGAATACCGGCTGTTTGGTCAGGTAACGCGCGCGCTTCTGGAAGCGGAAGCTACCGATACGTCTAATTTTCAGGTTCGCATTCATGCGCTCGACTGGAACCGGCGCATGTGGTCGGTGTTCGGCATGGACTGCGCATCGCCGACCAATGGTCTTCCCGAAGCCTTGCGCGCGCAGATTATCTCCCTGTCGATCTGGGTGTCGAAGCACACCTCTCTGGTTATGCGCAACAAAGAAGAGATCGCCCCTCTGATTGAGGTCAACCGTATCATTATGCAGGGTCTGATGCCCCAAAGTCAGGCCATGGCTCAGGCGGCGCCGGCCGCTAATCCGGCCGATGCGGCCTTTGCCAATCGTGTGCGCGGCTCGTTAGGCTGATTTAGCCGGGTTCTTGTGCGGTTAATATTGCCTTTAGGATGATTTTGCCTAGGCATTAAGATTTGAACGGCGGGAGTCATATGATTCTCGCCGTTTTCAATTTAAAAATATCCATAAAATTCAATTGTATAAATAATTAACGACGGCGTCCTGCGCTGGCATCGGCATTGCTATGTCTAAGTTAAGCCAAAATGGCTTTTCGGCAAAATCGCCGCGCAAAATCCCCGACCAGAATGGAAAGGAACACCCGATGTCTAACGTATCGGTCAATACCAACGTGGGCGCAATGATCGCGCTCCAAAACCTGAACAGAACGAATAAGGATCTTTCGGAAACCCAGAACCGCATTAATACCGGCCTGAAGGTCGCCAGCGCGAAGGACAATGGTGCGGTCTATGCGATTGCTCAAAGTCAGCGCGCCGACGTCGCAGCGCTCGGAGCGGTTTCAGACTCGCTTAACCGTGCTATGTCCGCTGTGGATGTGGCTATGGCGGCGGGTGAGGGGATTTCGGATATCCTTACCCAAATGAAGGAGTTAGCTCTATCAGCTTCGGATACCGGTCTTGATACGGTCAGCCGTGACGCCCTGAAGGAAGATTTTCAGTCGTTGCGTGACCAGATTAAGAAGACGATTTCGAATGCGGTCTTCAATGGCATCAATCTGATCGAGGCGGGCGCTGACGGTATCAATGCGTTGGCTTCGGCAGATGGGGTAAACAAGCTGACGGTCGCGGCGCAGGATCTTTCCCTTGGTGGAACTATTCTATCTCTGGCGTCAGATGCGACCTTCTCGACGGCTTCGTCGGCGAGTGGTTTGCTGTCCACCCTGGATAGCTCCGTTAAGAACGTATCCCTGGCGCTCGCGCGTCTGGGGACATCGTCAAAGTCTCTGGAGGCTCATTCTACGTTCGTTTCAAAACTTGTCGATTCCATGGAAGCGGGTATCGGAAACCTCGTGGATGCCGACATGGCCAAGGAAAGCGCAAAACTCACCGCGCTGCAAACCAAGCAGCAACTGGGTATACAGGCTCTTTCTATTGCCAATCAGGCGCCACAGACGATCCTCAGCCTGTTCCAGGGCTAATCGCATTGGCCGGAGCGGGGCGGCACTTGCCGTCTCCTCCGGCAGCCTTTTCAGGTGGCATATTTTGCCGCTCTGGGTAAATATTGCCTATTCGCCAGGTTTTAACCGGCAAAAATTACCACTAAAATGTATAATTAACAAAGCTATAACGCTTATATTTCATAGGTTTGCGTAAGTTTTCTTCCTTCGCGGCCTTTGGCGCGGCCTTTGCATCCTTCAGCTCAGGCAAAATGCCGCCAGCAGACAAAATGTCGCTGGTTACATCTATTAGAAGGAATAGAATCATGGCGCTCAATAGCGTTAACACGAACGTCGGTGCAGCAATTGCTCTGCAAAACCTCAACAAAACCAATTCGCAACTTGCCACCACTCAGGAGCGTATCAATACGGGCCTGAAAGTCGGTTCGGCCAAGGACAACGGCGCTATCTTTGCTATCGCGCAAAGCCAGCGTTCGGAAGTCAGCGCGCTGAACGCTGTTTCGGAATTGCTGTCACGCGGCCAATCGGTCGTTGACGTGTCCATGGCAGCCGGTGAATTGGTTTCCGACATGCTTACGCAGTTGAAGGAAAAGGCTCTGGCGGCTTCGGACACCGGCCTTGACACCACCAGCCGCGACGCTCTGAAGGAAGACTTTGCGTCTATCCGCGATCAGATCAAAAAAACCCTCACTAACGCCACTTTCAACGGGATCAACTTGGTTGATGGTTCGGATGCCGACATTAAGGCTCTGGCTAACGCCAGCGGTTCGAGCACGTTGACGGTTTCTGGTCAGAACATGTCTTTGGGCGGTTCTGTCATCACCTTGGCAACGAACGCTACCTTCGCTACGGCGTCGTCAGCGGGTGCCCTGCTGGCAACGATTGATGCGTCTATCAAGAACGTGTCGACCTCTCTGTCGAAGCTGGGTACATCGTCCAAGGCGCTTGAAAACCATGCAGGCTTCGTTTCGAAGCTTCAGGATGCCATGGAAGCCGGTATTGGTAACCTTGTCGATGCCGACATGGCTAAGGAAAGTGCTAAACTGCAAGCTCTGCAAACCAAGCAGCAGCTCGGCATTCAGGCGCTCTCGATCGCCAACCAGTCGACTTCGACTGTTTTGAGCTTGTTCCGTTAATTCGGAAGGGGAGGCGGGGCCTGAAATCCCGCCTTCCTCTCTCATTCAGGCCGCGGAACGCGCGGTCCAATCAGCAGAGGGCGTTTCACTCAGTTCCGTCGTTTTCGGGCCTCCCAAAGTGAAGCGTAGCAGGAGATGATCAATAATGTATCAGGCGTACCTCAGGTTTCAGACGTAACTCCCGTCAAAGTTGTTCCTGATGTAGCCAGGGAAATGCCGCAGACTGTGCTGGCCAGTGCCGGCAAGAGTGCTGCGGATAACAAGGGCTCTTCTAAGGAATCCAAAAGTGATTCCATGGCCAAGCCTTTGGCCTATCAATTGAAGCTCGTGGTCGATGTCGATCCCGATACGGGCGATTTTGTCTATAAAGCCATTAATCGTCTGACCGGGCAGGTCGTAAGTCAGTTGCCGCGTAAAGAATTATTAGACATGAAAAACGACGCGAACTACCGCACAGGTTCTGTAATAAAAACAGATGTTTAAGTAAAACACTTAAGCGTCATTATCGGGTGTTTTTTACCGTACGCTGACTG
Protein-coding regions in this window:
- a CDS encoding NAD regulator — translated: MSLVIELSAVVVTIRDHQAFVLCLPYNGLRQDGPQLALPSGPFLPHNHRTFDLALRAFVTEQTGFTIGYVEQLYTFGDDGRYAPVITEGHAVSDQQAERIISLGYLALTPDKAFHTRLKTEWVAFSELFPWEDWREGQPVCLKQLKPVLDQWANTVAGPEQAVRQMRVQTLFPEDFDHWNEERVLDRYELLYDAGLIPEAHRHQGKAPDPRTGGHEMMSDHRRIIATGLSRLRGKIKYRPVIFELMPERFTLLELQRALEAITGLNLHKQNFRRALDRTGFVTPLGVYKDDTGGRPAELYSYNRDQFRFSPSQGLSLPTLR
- a CDS encoding HD family hydrolase — encoded protein: MTKARKTLSKLPPRAWQRMLSGRRLDLLDPAAIDIEIEDIALGLARVARWNGQTLGDHGFSVAQHSLIVEDICAHIVPDLEAKWRLMALLHDAPEYVIGDMISPFKAALGFDYRRFEDHLEQAIHIRFGLPALMPKEVKVLIKQADHACAYYEATQLVGFSPDEARTFFGHPPEGYDLTLSAWDSLTAKTRFIDRFNQLSAMV
- a CDS encoding universal stress protein gives rise to the protein MTNANTGHSGWARISVLLSGAEAERVPLEVGLEIAKSFGAQLNALFAPPDPAELAPWLGEGFMGTVQVSAMESLKSIAEDSEAVARAQFSALDYVAKSFYALKSPVWQDLACETRLSDLMLFGADSAKGQGLLAEAFTQVLMEERTGVFIARQALDLKGTAIVAWDGKEPSSRAARRAVPLLKQAAKVVVIGAPIGDRPVDLNRLVNYYGAHGITAEVELLPKGGDIVGALVDANVRHNAAFMVAGAFGHSRLREFAFGGTTRALLQNTTLNLYMAH
- a CDS encoding lipopolysaccharide assembly protein LapB; its protein translation is MKPDPLTDSIAAGDWARAEALARAHLSLKPDDMEVRRYLALALERQNRLPEAFDTYQDLLARLSSPPPSDIVHDLARLAFRLDQMDMAEKLYRFVVQAEPDNVAAIAGLAASQRQQMKYDAAIDGLKAALATHPEDSELWNVLGTVVNAQNDPYTALTFFDEALRLDPDNHQARFHRGIAHAELGDFDSSLSDLFACIDGFSDPSNIASVRLTTAQIALCAGKTDIAWPLYEARHKTGTAMEVHYPFTAPRWQPGKSLAGKRLFVSAEQGLGDEILFGTLLPDVIRDLGDESLLNLGVEPRLVSLFQRSFPSAKVYAHRTRREDGRISRHFDGFDEAQTPIDQWALMADFCATYRPTPADFPAHNAYLKPDPARIEHWQAWLNSLDNRPKVGILWKSLKTDIIRERYYSPFDDWEILLKRDDITVISLQYGDARAELDAAAARGLPIITPPDIDLKDDLDDLCALTCALDLTLGPANATTNIAAAAGARTWIITSPNNWVQMGQVHHPWYPAATAFMPRDLTSWDEVMARVDQALTALINSSRHQRRGQGGGATAQEKLRS
- a CDS encoding tetratricopeptide repeat protein, yielding MVKRSFEQNPPPQPNPLAASGITDDAPEFVPAFDMRPSSSLLGDASSRAALARLDVAADHARLKQTLTLLKAALTSLKKSEWQAGAQLAIQALEVDEKSGEAWHILAISREKSGDLAGAFACYEAALKLMPNNVPVTNDLGRLAVRMEYPDIAEKFFTFVLRIEPDNTEAANNLATALREASRYEDAIEVLRTAIGLNPQDPQLWNALGTVVNTQGDVDTSIIFYQEALKFNPKHVHALYNLGNALGLLGHYEQALEHLMRALPLFDDPLNIYTCRLSITFINAVLNNFDVAWDYYDGRIKEGTPEKILFLIDRPKWTPDTDVAGKHVLVSAEQGLGDEVLFASLLPDLIRDIGPDGKLTIAVEPRLVSLFARSFPNATVIKHHTTKHKGRVVRLFPDLIDAGSIDCWAMMGDLLKRYRRSLDDFPAANVFLTPDPDRVAYWRAELDKLGPEPKAGILWKSLIKHSRRDRYYSPFETWKEVIATEGVTFVNLQYGDVTAELAEAEASGLRIWNPPGIDLKADLDDLCALCCALDTVMGPSNATSNIAAGAGATIWMSIPFRSAWLCLGTDHYPFYPTARVFAPAVLNDWGDALGQMKQALIDDLIPAKTRAQAPTKAL
- the flbT gene encoding flagellar biosynthesis repressor FlbT, which gives rise to MPLKLSLKPGEKFVLNGAVVQNGDRRCSLILQNKASVLREKDIMQEHEATSPARHIYFPVMMMYLDEAGADRYYDEFLRRMTEFMGVVSQAAVLAECVTVSKSIMAREYYKALMGCRKLVDFEDALLGAKE
- the flaF gene encoding flagellar biosynthesis regulator FlaF, yielding MSLQAYQRTAARAEDPRQTEYRLFGQVTRALLEAEATDTSNFQVRIHALDWNRRMWSVFGMDCASPTNGLPEALRAQIISLSIWVSKHTSLVMRNKEEIAPLIEVNRIIMQGLMPQSQAMAQAAPAANPADAAFANRVRGSLG
- a CDS encoding flagellin, translating into MSNVSVNTNVGAMIALQNLNRTNKDLSETQNRINTGLKVASAKDNGAVYAIAQSQRADVAALGAVSDSLNRAMSAVDVAMAAGEGISDILTQMKELALSASDTGLDTVSRDALKEDFQSLRDQIKKTISNAVFNGINLIEAGADGINALASADGVNKLTVAAQDLSLGGTILSLASDATFSTASSASGLLSTLDSSVKNVSLALARLGTSSKSLEAHSTFVSKLVDSMEAGIGNLVDADMAKESAKLTALQTKQQLGIQALSIANQAPQTILSLFQG
- a CDS encoding flagellin, with protein sequence MALNSVNTNVGAAIALQNLNKTNSQLATTQERINTGLKVGSAKDNGAIFAIAQSQRSEVSALNAVSELLSRGQSVVDVSMAAGELVSDMLTQLKEKALAASDTGLDTTSRDALKEDFASIRDQIKKTLTNATFNGINLVDGSDADIKALANASGSSTLTVSGQNMSLGGSVITLATNATFATASSAGALLATIDASIKNVSTSLSKLGTSSKALENHAGFVSKLQDAMEAGIGNLVDADMAKESAKLQALQTKQQLGIQALSIANQSTSTVLSLFR
- a CDS encoding flagellar biosynthesis protein FlaG, with protein sequence MINNVSGVPQVSDVTPVKVVPDVAREMPQTVLASAGKSAADNKGSSKESKSDSMAKPLAYQLKLVVDVDPDTGDFVYKAINRLTGQVVSQLPRKELLDMKNDANYRTGSVIKTDV